A genomic window from Shewanella vesiculosa includes:
- a CDS encoding DTW domain-containing protein, protein MNIILLTHPREMLRANNTGKLVSQVLGERARVVEWHRKQPDAELLRLIAAGKVGLVFPSDDKNISQKVCEISQRLLYLVLIDATWQEARKMFNQSPYLKALPKVLLINSPKSIYPLAKPNRRRIMYGRMCYTFIDRVRKHNRSTAVK, encoded by the coding sequence GTGAATATTATTTTGTTAACTCATCCTCGCGAAATGTTGCGAGCCAATAATACGGGCAAGTTAGTGTCTCAGGTGTTAGGCGAGCGCGCTCGTGTGGTTGAGTGGCACCGTAAACAGCCTGATGCTGAATTATTACGTTTGATTGCAGCTGGTAAGGTGGGGTTGGTTTTCCCCAGTGATGATAAAAATATTTCGCAAAAAGTATGCGAGATATCTCAAAGACTATTATATTTAGTGCTTATTGATGCAACTTGGCAAGAAGCTCGCAAGATGTTTAATCAAAGTCCATATCTCAAAGCACTACCTAAAGTGTTATTAATCAATTCGCCCAAGTCGATATACCCACTGGCGAAACCAAATAGAAGGAGGATTATGTACGGCAGAATGTGTTATACATTTATTGACCGAGTCAGAAAACATAATCGAAGCACAGCAGTTAAGTGA
- a CDS encoding glucan biosynthesis protein G, which translates to MLRTLNLFCDSPVKQRIYDQLSVKGFLNLVVFVLLVSWTNLVNAQTTIPKTDGKAFSHDTVVEIARKLSQKPFIEPKQAPEALTKIDYSTYRQINFQQDAAIWGNAPTPFSIQLFAPGYIYKQLVDIDVVENGKSFPVAVSESSFRVPDESIGQLLQQVGKYAGFRLHYPINRDDYKDEFLVFQGASYFRGVSKGQAYGLSTRGLAINVADPKGEEYPLFKKFWIERPSSHQKAIVVHALLDSVSVTGAYRFAIYPGDPTRMGVDVMLFPRRDVQNVGLAPLTSMFMHGGIDRADRADYRPAVHDSEGLLMEKGNSEKIWRPLNNPRGLQVSSFMDENPKGFGLMQPHRQVNYYQDLEAKYHQRPSAWVEPTGDWGKGRVELVEIPSDSEANDNIVAYWKPENGLKKDQPFAYSYQLTWVDNIPKTEGKVKVVRTAGGRKLFTDKNEIVIDYSHLSANDVSNISVDASISSGAILEARIEPNPNVDGARVFVTFDPEDADVAELRVQLRNNDKPLGMTWLYRFTSEDWPL; encoded by the coding sequence ATGTTAAGGACTTTGAATCTGTTTTGCGATTCACCGGTTAAACAAAGGATTTATGACCAATTGTCTGTTAAAGGTTTTCTTAACCTTGTCGTATTTGTGTTACTCGTCTCATGGACAAACCTTGTTAACGCTCAGACAACAATACCCAAAACGGATGGTAAGGCCTTCTCTCATGACACTGTCGTCGAGATTGCACGTAAATTGTCGCAGAAACCTTTTATTGAACCTAAACAAGCCCCTGAAGCGCTGACTAAAATAGATTATTCCACCTATCGCCAAATTAATTTCCAGCAAGATGCCGCTATTTGGGGCAATGCACCCACACCTTTTTCTATACAACTATTTGCGCCTGGCTATATCTATAAACAGTTAGTCGACATTGATGTGGTCGAAAACGGTAAATCATTTCCGGTTGCCGTGTCTGAATCATCATTTAGAGTGCCAGACGAGTCAATTGGTCAGTTACTGCAACAAGTCGGTAAATATGCCGGCTTTCGTCTGCATTACCCCATTAATCGCGATGATTATAAAGATGAGTTCTTAGTATTTCAGGGGGCCAGTTATTTTCGGGGAGTATCTAAAGGGCAAGCTTATGGTTTGTCGACCCGTGGACTAGCCATTAATGTTGCCGATCCTAAAGGCGAAGAATATCCGCTGTTTAAAAAATTCTGGATCGAACGTCCATCAAGCCATCAAAAGGCGATAGTGGTTCATGCGTTGCTAGACAGTGTTAGCGTAACCGGCGCCTATCGTTTTGCTATTTACCCTGGCGATCCAACTCGAATGGGGGTCGATGTAATGCTTTTCCCAAGGCGAGATGTGCAAAATGTCGGTCTGGCGCCGTTAACATCAATGTTTATGCATGGCGGTATAGACCGTGCTGATAGAGCTGATTACCGTCCAGCGGTGCATGACTCTGAAGGCTTGCTGATGGAGAAAGGTAATAGTGAGAAAATTTGGCGACCACTGAATAATCCACGGGGATTGCAGGTGAGTTCTTTCATGGACGAAAATCCTAAGGGCTTTGGTCTGATGCAGCCACATCGACAAGTTAATTACTATCAAGATCTTGAAGCCAAATACCATCAACGTCCATCCGCCTGGGTTGAACCAACAGGTGATTGGGGCAAAGGCAGAGTAGAACTGGTTGAGATCCCATCGGATTCGGAGGCCAATGACAATATTGTTGCTTATTGGAAACCAGAAAATGGATTGAAAAAAGATCAGCCATTTGCATATTCATACCAACTCACTTGGGTAGATAATATTCCCAAAACTGAGGGCAAAGTTAAAGTCGTTCGAACGGCTGGTGGTCGTAAGTTATTTACCGATAAAAACGAGATCGTTATCGATTATAGCCATCTTAGTGCAAATGATGTTAGCAACATTAGCGTTGATGCGAGTATCAGTAGTGGCGCGATTTTAGAGGCCCGTATTGAGCCCAATCCTAATGTTGATGGTGCAAGAGTGTTTGTTACTTTTGATCCAGAAGATGCCGATGTAGCTGAATTGCGTGTACAGCTGAGGAATAACGATAAACCGCTTGGCATGACGTGGTTGTATCGATTTACGTCGGAGGACTGGCCTTTATGA
- a CDS encoding LysE family translocator, with protein sequence MLLQQVIALFFTMLILAIVPGPAVFAVVSRSFSNGFNHGTAITFGVLLGDFIYILLALFGLSAIANAMGPTFELIKYASALYLCWLGISMLRNTAKGVQLATTPKVSQLKNIITGTAIALGNPKALIFYVSFFPAFVPMNQVDVTDVIIILATATLAFGSVNLTYAYLASSAKHVFTSPNAVTIINRTAGSIMLIAGILIVLNI encoded by the coding sequence ATGCTATTACAACAAGTTATCGCGCTGTTTTTCACTATGCTCATTTTAGCCATAGTGCCAGGTCCGGCTGTATTTGCGGTGGTATCGCGATCATTTTCGAATGGATTTAATCATGGTACTGCCATTACCTTTGGTGTATTGCTGGGGGATTTTATTTATATCCTATTAGCACTGTTTGGGTTATCGGCAATAGCTAACGCCATGGGGCCAACATTTGAGCTAATAAAATACGCTAGTGCGCTGTATTTATGCTGGCTTGGCATCAGTATGCTGCGAAACACAGCAAAGGGTGTTCAGTTAGCCACCACGCCCAAGGTCAGTCAGCTTAAAAATATCATCACCGGCACAGCAATTGCGCTAGGCAATCCTAAAGCCTTAATATTTTACGTCAGTTTCTTCCCTGCCTTTGTGCCTATGAACCAAGTAGATGTGACCGATGTTATTATCATACTGGCTACTGCAACCCTGGCTTTTGGTTCTGTTAATCTGACTTATGCTTATTTAGCCTCTAGTGCAAAGCATGTATTTACCTCACCCAATGCGGTCACCATAATCAATCGAACCGCAGGCAGTATTATGTTGATTGCTGGCATATTGATTGTGTTAAATATTTAG
- a CDS encoding NADH:flavin oxidoreductase has protein sequence MSAVRFTPLTLVNGLILKNRVVVPPMASQTADNNGLATEKTFRHYQGLAQSGAGLVMVEYSHVNLAGRSEANQLGAHDDACLPGLSQIAKLLHQMDVKTGLQITHCGGKDSAAISTDIMGPSGIVVPAYDRVLPTPRAMTQDDIAIWQQDFVNSAIRADKAGFDLVEIHCAHGYGINQWLSPLTNQRTDQYGGSVKNRARILLEMVSQIKQAAPRLAIMTRIPGQDDYPGGLSHSDMGQVSQWLVDAGVEILNVSSGIGGWNRPKDIRGEGFLVADAAPLTGKTAAAVIGVGGIETLDYIETILTNKQVDLVAVGRAILAGPTDFATRVMVNN, from the coding sequence ATGAGCGCAGTACGCTTTACTCCCCTTACATTAGTCAATGGATTAATCTTAAAAAACCGTGTTGTGGTACCGCCAATGGCATCCCAAACGGCAGACAATAATGGTTTAGCCACCGAGAAAACCTTTAGACATTATCAAGGCTTAGCCCAATCTGGTGCGGGCTTAGTGATGGTAGAGTATAGCCATGTCAATCTAGCTGGTCGCAGCGAAGCAAATCAGCTTGGCGCCCATGATGACGCCTGTTTACCTGGACTGAGCCAAATTGCCAAGCTATTACACCAAATGGATGTTAAAACAGGCTTACAGATTACCCATTGCGGCGGCAAAGACAGTGCTGCTATTAGCACCGATATTATGGGTCCTTCTGGCATTGTAGTGCCAGCATACGATCGCGTATTACCCACACCGCGCGCCATGACACAGGATGATATCGCAATATGGCAGCAAGACTTCGTCAATAGCGCTATTCGTGCCGACAAAGCTGGATTTGATTTAGTCGAAATCCATTGTGCTCATGGTTATGGTATCAATCAGTGGTTATCGCCGCTAACCAATCAACGTACAGACCAATACGGTGGCAGTGTTAAAAATCGCGCCAGAATCTTGCTAGAGATGGTCAGTCAGATAAAACAAGCCGCGCCAAGATTAGCCATAATGACCCGTATTCCCGGTCAAGATGATTACCCAGGAGGCCTATCCCACAGTGATATGGGCCAAGTTAGCCAGTGGTTAGTTGATGCGGGCGTTGAAATACTCAATGTGTCGTCAGGCATTGGCGGTTGGAACAGACCTAAAGATATCCGCGGCGAAGGCTTTTTAGTTGCCGATGCTGCGCCATTAACAGGTAAAACTGCTGCTGCGGTTATTGGTGTTGGCGGCATTGAAACCCTTGATTACATTGAGACCATTTTAACGAACAAGCAAGTAGATCTGGTGGCCGTTGGCCGCGCCATTTTGGCAGGGCCAACTGATTTTGCAACACGTGTGATGGTTAACAATTAA
- the mdoH gene encoding glucans biosynthesis glucosyltransferase MdoH yields the protein MIQQDNALSAAMTEKNHRKRALPDESPLVMNRHEVSEAGHRLNSSQQTMWFRLRTFVAQLFVFMVTAGLSTYGIREMYLVLNTNSITNLQIVFLVLFSINFLWVAFAFSQALLGFLLHLKPRLVKESEIDPSFKTAILLPIYNEDPLRIRATIEAMSADLIATAPGKYAFFILSDTNRANAWIAEEATFLALINKYQPECPVYYRRRHQNSERKAGNIGDWVQRWGGDYEAMIVLDADSIMSAKSMVTLSRRLAAEPGVGLIQTLPTLVFANTLYSRLQQFANQCFGPIYAAGLSAWHGLSSNFWGHNAIIRTRAFAESCHLPILPGKAPFGGHVLSHDFIEAALLRRAGWGVRFDTDIEASFEEAPPSLLDVMIRDRRWCQGNLQHSAFMFARGFSLPTRLHLLSGVMSYLSAIFWLALIMVGLAIAVQAAFIRPEYFANPSLFPTWPVFDSERALSLFVVSMAIVLAPKAFGWFAAMINIPRCLRFGGPILLTLSTLFEMVMSALYAPILMVSQFGVVLSIFRGKDSGWMPQSRDDGALSWIPVMRAHLGHTVFGVVLALTAMLLSKELFYWLLPITIGLMLSIPLSWLSGGARRTKWIKTIGLLRAPEEKKPVHILVELKANLAKIPYLQHMHPFSRLVNNPQLFTWHLAQLPDLDEQKPLFYAPRIIAEWKLEHAESLPQLESWLEPAEVIALLSKADYLQKLQTIGK from the coding sequence ATGATACAACAAGATAATGCTTTGTCGGCGGCAATGACCGAAAAAAATCATCGTAAACGAGCCTTGCCTGACGAATCGCCATTGGTTATGAATCGTCATGAAGTTTCTGAGGCTGGTCATCGATTGAATTCCAGTCAACAGACTATGTGGTTTAGACTTCGCACGTTTGTTGCCCAATTATTTGTGTTTATGGTCACTGCGGGCTTATCTACTTACGGTATAAGGGAAATGTATTTGGTGCTAAACACCAATAGCATTACCAATTTACAGATAGTCTTTTTAGTGTTGTTTAGTATTAACTTTCTTTGGGTTGCTTTTGCTTTCTCGCAGGCCTTATTGGGTTTTCTATTGCATCTCAAGCCGCGGTTAGTAAAAGAGAGCGAAATAGATCCCAGCTTTAAAACGGCTATTTTACTGCCGATTTATAATGAAGATCCGCTGCGCATTAGGGCTACAATTGAAGCCATGAGTGCAGATCTCATTGCTACAGCGCCAGGCAAGTATGCTTTCTTCATTCTCAGTGATACTAATCGAGCTAATGCTTGGATTGCTGAGGAGGCTACCTTTTTAGCTCTTATCAATAAATATCAACCAGAGTGTCCAGTGTATTATCGTCGTCGTCACCAAAACAGTGAACGTAAAGCCGGTAACATAGGTGACTGGGTGCAACGTTGGGGCGGTGATTATGAAGCCATGATAGTGCTTGATGCTGACAGCATTATGAGCGCGAAGTCGATGGTGACACTGTCACGTCGTTTGGCCGCCGAGCCAGGTGTCGGCCTTATTCAAACCTTGCCGACACTTGTTTTCGCCAATACCCTGTACAGCAGGCTACAACAGTTTGCTAATCAATGTTTTGGTCCCATCTATGCTGCGGGCTTGTCAGCTTGGCATGGTTTGTCTTCAAATTTTTGGGGACACAATGCCATCATTCGCACTAGAGCCTTTGCTGAATCCTGTCATTTGCCTATTCTGCCCGGTAAAGCACCTTTTGGCGGCCATGTACTAAGTCATGATTTTATTGAAGCGGCGCTGCTGCGCCGTGCGGGGTGGGGGGTACGTTTTGATACCGATATTGAGGCTTCATTTGAAGAAGCCCCTCCTTCGTTACTTGATGTGATGATACGCGATCGACGCTGGTGTCAGGGCAATTTACAGCATTCGGCTTTTATGTTCGCCCGAGGGTTTTCCTTGCCAACCCGTTTGCATCTTTTGTCTGGGGTCATGTCTTACCTAAGTGCCATTTTTTGGTTAGCGTTAATTATGGTGGGGTTGGCGATTGCCGTTCAGGCGGCTTTTATTCGCCCTGAGTATTTTGCTAATCCATCGCTGTTTCCAACCTGGCCAGTGTTTGACTCTGAGCGCGCGTTAAGTCTGTTTGTGGTTTCAATGGCAATTGTATTGGCCCCCAAAGCCTTTGGCTGGTTTGCTGCGATGATTAATATTCCTCGGTGCTTAAGATTTGGTGGTCCCATCTTGTTAACCTTGAGTACCTTATTCGAAATGGTAATGTCCGCTCTGTATGCGCCAATTTTGATGGTGTCGCAGTTTGGCGTGGTGTTATCTATATTTCGAGGTAAAGACAGTGGCTGGATGCCCCAATCAAGAGATGACGGCGCATTGAGCTGGATACCAGTGATGCGTGCACATCTTGGCCATACTGTGTTTGGTGTTGTACTTGCTTTGACTGCAATGTTGCTAAGTAAGGAATTGTTTTACTGGTTATTACCAATCACCATAGGGTTAATGTTATCGATCCCACTTTCATGGTTGAGCGGCGGCGCGCGGCGCACGAAATGGATTAAAACCATTGGGTTACTGCGAGCGCCAGAAGAAAAGAAGCCAGTTCACATTCTGGTTGAATTGAAAGCCAACCTGGCTAAAATACCATATCTACAACACATGCATCCGTTCAGTCGACTGGTGAATAATCCACAGTTATTTACATGGCACCTTGCTCAGTTACCTGACTTAGATGAGCAAAAACCGTTGTTTTATGCTCCGAGGATCATTGCCGAGTGGAAATTGGAGCATGCTGAAAGCTTACCGCAATTAGAATCATGGTTAGAACCGGCAGAAGTCATAGCCTTACTCAGCAAAGCGGATTATCTACAAAAGCTGCAAACAATCGGCAAGTAA
- a CDS encoding DUF6445 family protein, with the protein MSVSATTKPIIKVNHIAPQVQLIGQQQTPVIVIDNFAEDIAQLIAIAVNDSTFRQDKGSYYPGCRTSLPKQYVIEVLNALYKLIYDVYRIPASLRLKPQQYVYSLIDKQPETLAPLQCLPHFDATNPHYFAILHYLNDGPHGNTGFFRHNLTDLERITAENIEDYFTKAQPFLDSKTQTPASYFVASDEHYSLYHQIEYRPNRLVIYPGNLLHSTIVNPQTDIDANPSSGRLTTNIFINFQ; encoded by the coding sequence ATGTCTGTATCAGCAACAACCAAGCCCATTATCAAGGTCAATCATATTGCACCGCAGGTGCAATTGATTGGCCAACAACAAACACCTGTGATTGTGATTGATAATTTTGCTGAAGATATCGCTCAGTTGATCGCTATTGCGGTCAATGACAGCACATTCCGTCAAGATAAAGGCTCATACTACCCAGGATGTCGTACATCATTGCCCAAGCAATATGTTATCGAGGTTCTCAATGCGCTGTACAAACTGATCTACGACGTTTATCGCATTCCAGCATCATTACGATTAAAGCCGCAGCAATATGTCTATTCATTAATCGACAAACAGCCAGAAACCTTGGCTCCACTGCAATGTTTGCCTCACTTCGATGCGACAAACCCGCATTACTTTGCCATTTTGCATTATCTTAACGATGGTCCACATGGCAACACAGGCTTTTTTAGGCATAACCTCACCGATCTGGAGCGGATAACGGCGGAAAATATCGAAGACTATTTTACCAAAGCGCAGCCTTTTCTCGACAGCAAAACCCAAACACCAGCCAGTTACTTTGTTGCCAGCGACGAGCATTACAGCTTGTATCATCAAATCGAATATCGCCCAAATCGCCTAGTGATTTACCCAGGTAACTTATTACATTCAACCATAGTAAACCCACAAACTGACATTGATGCAAATCCTAGTTCAGGTCGGCTCACCACTAATATTTTTATAAATTTTCAATAA
- a CDS encoding glycoside hydrolase family 3 protein, translated as MVNPLGIIMLFRHKHKPQNSASSTTLSPLYSALLMCSVVTISPAALAEHPNIAPETLHALTVLSDSEKLRIGDRISQVEDEVNRLLPQLTLAEKVSLVHAAGKFHIPAIERLGIHEMWMSDGPHGVRYEIDRNSWAPAGWTNDYSTYLPPLTAVAASWDPNMASLHGNILGAEARHRNKDLILGPGVNLARLPLYGRNFEYMGEDPFLVASLVVPEVLAIQANDVGATVKHYALNTQELNRTGVNAKPDERTLREVYLPAFEAAVKQANVHSIMGSYNEFRGTNANQSAHLVNTILKGEWGFQGVLLTDWNVDINTYDAAMNGLDIEMGTDVADFDDYFFAKPLLEMINAGKIPVAVLDDKVRRILRLELSIGMMDKQRLSGERNTQAHRDDARTIAANGIVLLKNDSNILPLNANKLKRVLVLGPNADKRHGFGGGSSEVKTLYEISPLEGLKAKLGNKVDITLMRAASSKFMPIPNDYLTTRHWTGTPSWQINYYSDKAMTKLASESWIADPQFDAKGQRQFVEIKANLKPIESGSHSFNIKADGNIALFINDKPLLTSTMAQSDSIITKAIKLTAGETYAVSLRYQGDQQATLGWETPNSLYNSEKEYLAAAKKADAVFYFAGLSHADDRESIDRPDMILPGQQDEVITKLLKANPNTIVFMIGGSAVEMPWADSASTLVWGWYGGMEAGNAYADMLFGDTNPSGKMPITLPKKLIDTAPIALNDYNATESLYSEGVFIGYRWFEQQKIKPLFAFGHGLSYSKFSYQNISLSSASIAGDDTITVKVDITNTSKVDGAEVAQLYLHDVKASVPRPIKELKGFDKLWLKAGETKTASFTLTQRDLSFWDVNTNDWLAESGTFEVMIGASVADIRLRKTFEYQQVK; from the coding sequence ATGGTTAATCCTCTTGGGATAATAATGCTTTTTCGCCATAAACATAAGCCACAAAACAGTGCGTCTAGCACCACCTTAAGCCCTCTTTATAGCGCCCTGTTGATGTGCAGTGTTGTCACCATCAGTCCAGCAGCGCTTGCCGAACACCCTAATATTGCGCCTGAAACCCTGCATGCATTAACAGTATTGTCCGATAGCGAGAAGTTGCGTATTGGCGATCGTATTAGCCAAGTCGAAGACGAGGTTAACCGCTTATTACCACAGCTGACATTGGCTGAAAAAGTGTCATTAGTACATGCTGCGGGCAAGTTTCACATCCCAGCCATTGAACGCTTAGGAATACATGAAATGTGGATGTCTGACGGCCCACACGGCGTGCGTTATGAAATTGACCGAAATTCATGGGCACCTGCTGGCTGGACTAACGATTATTCCACTTATTTACCACCATTAACCGCAGTAGCCGCCAGCTGGGATCCAAACATGGCCAGCCTGCACGGCAATATTTTAGGTGCAGAGGCGCGTCATCGTAATAAAGACCTTATTCTTGGTCCTGGTGTTAACCTAGCAAGATTGCCATTGTATGGGCGTAACTTTGAATACATGGGAGAAGACCCATTTTTAGTTGCCAGTCTAGTGGTACCTGAAGTGCTTGCGATTCAAGCTAATGATGTCGGTGCAACCGTAAAACATTATGCGTTAAATACTCAAGAGCTCAACCGCACTGGCGTGAATGCCAAACCTGATGAACGCACACTTCGTGAAGTGTATTTACCTGCATTTGAAGCGGCAGTAAAACAAGCCAATGTCCATTCTATTATGGGCTCATATAACGAGTTTCGCGGCACGAATGCCAACCAAAGTGCACATTTAGTTAATACAATATTAAAAGGCGAATGGGGTTTTCAAGGGGTGTTATTAACTGACTGGAATGTCGACATAAACACTTATGATGCTGCAATGAACGGTCTTGATATTGAGATGGGCACCGATGTCGCTGATTTTGACGACTACTTTTTTGCCAAGCCATTACTGGAAATGATTAATGCAGGCAAAATCCCAGTAGCGGTGTTAGATGACAAAGTTCGTCGTATTTTACGATTAGAACTCAGTATCGGCATGATGGATAAGCAGCGCCTATCGGGCGAGCGTAATACTCAGGCACATCGTGATGATGCTCGCACTATTGCAGCCAATGGTATAGTGCTACTCAAAAATGACAGCAATATCCTGCCATTGAACGCCAACAAACTTAAACGAGTATTAGTTTTAGGCCCCAATGCCGACAAGCGTCATGGCTTTGGTGGAGGTTCATCCGAGGTTAAAACCTTATATGAAATTAGCCCGCTAGAGGGATTAAAAGCCAAACTAGGTAACAAGGTTGATATTACCCTAATGCGAGCTGCCAGCAGCAAGTTTATGCCTATTCCTAATGACTATCTCACTACTCGTCATTGGACTGGCACCCCGTCTTGGCAAATTAACTATTATAGTGATAAAGCAATGACCAAGCTTGCCAGTGAATCTTGGATTGCCGATCCGCAGTTTGATGCAAAAGGCCAACGTCAATTTGTGGAGATAAAAGCCAACCTTAAACCAATCGAAAGCGGCAGCCATAGCTTTAATATCAAAGCAGACGGAAACATTGCTCTATTTATCAATGATAAACCTTTATTAACCTCAACCATGGCTCAGTCAGATAGCATCATCACTAAAGCAATAAAGTTAACAGCAGGCGAAACCTATGCTGTTAGCTTACGCTATCAGGGCGACCAACAAGCCACCTTGGGCTGGGAAACACCCAACAGCTTGTACAATAGCGAAAAAGAATATTTAGCCGCGGCGAAGAAGGCAGATGCAGTATTTTATTTTGCAGGCTTAAGCCATGCCGATGACCGAGAATCAATTGATCGTCCAGACATGATCTTACCCGGTCAGCAAGATGAGGTTATTACCAAACTGCTGAAAGCGAATCCCAACACAATCGTGTTTATGATTGGCGGTTCGGCGGTTGAAATGCCATGGGCCGATAGCGCAAGTACGCTTGTGTGGGGCTGGTATGGTGGTATGGAAGCAGGCAACGCCTATGCCGACATGTTATTTGGGGATACTAATCCTAGCGGTAAAATGCCGATAACCTTGCCTAAAAAACTCATCGATACCGCACCTATTGCGTTAAATGATTACAATGCAACTGAGTCATTATATTCCGAAGGTGTGTTTATTGGTTATCGCTGGTTTGAGCAACAAAAAATTAAGCCTTTGTTTGCTTTTGGTCATGGTTTGTCTTATAGCAAATTTAGTTACCAAAACATTAGTCTATCAAGTGCGAGTATTGCAGGCGACGACACCATCACAGTCAAAGTCGATATTACTAACACCAGTAAAGTCGATGGTGCAGAAGTGGCTCAACTGTATTTACACGATGTCAAAGCCAGCGTCCCACGCCCCATTAAAGAGCTAAAAGGTTTTGATAAACTGTGGTTAAAAGCCGGCGAAACTAAAACAGCTAGCTTTACCTTAACTCAACGTGATTTATCATTTTGGGACGTTAACACCAATGATTGGCTAGCAGAATCTGGCACATTTGAAGTGATGATTGGCGCATCGGTTGCAGACATACGCTTACGTAAAACCTTTGAGTATCAGCAAGTAAAATAA
- a CDS encoding methyl-accepting chemotaxis protein yields MFSTIRAKFSLIFIIFAVALAIMAITNATQSQNQLEQIHELSRQFNPAISSIINGDRDLYQAHLSEVLLLSSELSAQQRDDQISNWQENADQAKQRVAEFGRLLTLYPDVVSGLNGFDTQYDKWFTASSSVISAVKAGDYSTAKQRYKDVSLSEFSRLRDIYNTAGERADEQVKLIDQNNTQTAKNQLTILFTVSGILIILTIFLAYYGPKVVVDRINDVNDRITDISRGDGDLTRRLIIRQHDEIGELATTFNHFIDHLQQMIIAIDKQSNEVNTSIGQLAGNAATASQISQEQHYSVDSIVTAVNQMSSAVREVAKNALDTASEINNVNDQTVEGKRILSLSIDNIQQLSTSVQNAVVVIQALSTNSSQIASVLDVIRGIAEQTNLLALNAAIEAARAGEQGRGFAVVADEVRTLASRTERSIQDIQNMIEQLQRGVNDAVHTIEAGASLTATTVELSSQTRISLDLILQATAKVTDMSTHTAAATEQQTHVTEEINRNLTELSDKTRHCNDVIAENQQIALKTASVCQSLRSEVARFKVV; encoded by the coding sequence ATGTTTAGCACTATTCGCGCTAAATTCTCATTGATATTCATTATATTTGCAGTAGCTTTAGCCATTATGGCCATTACTAATGCCACTCAGAGTCAAAATCAACTAGAGCAGATCCATGAGCTCAGTCGTCAATTTAATCCTGCTATTTCAAGCATTATCAATGGTGATCGCGATTTATATCAAGCTCATTTAAGTGAAGTTCTTTTGCTTAGTAGTGAACTAAGTGCGCAGCAAAGAGATGATCAAATCAGTAATTGGCAAGAGAATGCCGATCAAGCTAAGCAGCGAGTTGCCGAATTTGGCCGTCTGTTAACACTTTACCCAGATGTGGTCAGTGGGCTCAACGGCTTTGATACTCAATATGACAAATGGTTTACGGCCTCGTCGTCGGTAATCAGTGCAGTTAAAGCGGGAGACTATTCCACTGCAAAACAACGTTATAAGGACGTGTCTTTATCTGAGTTTTCAAGATTGCGTGATATTTATAATACGGCCGGCGAGCGTGCCGATGAGCAAGTTAAATTAATCGACCAAAATAATACTCAAACAGCAAAAAATCAGCTAACAATATTATTTACAGTGTCTGGCATTCTGATTATTTTGACCATCTTCTTGGCTTATTACGGCCCTAAAGTGGTGGTGGATAGAATTAATGATGTGAACGATCGTATCACTGATATTAGTCGAGGTGATGGTGATTTAACCCGTCGATTAATCATTAGGCAACATGATGAAATTGGCGAGCTGGCCACAACATTTAATCATTTTATTGATCATTTACAGCAAATGATTATCGCTATCGATAAACAGTCTAATGAGGTTAATACCAGTATTGGACAGTTAGCGGGCAATGCTGCAACGGCCAGCCAAATTAGCCAAGAACAGCATTATTCAGTGGATAGTATTGTCACCGCCGTCAATCAAATGAGCTCAGCGGTTCGTGAAGTGGCTAAAAATGCATTGGATACCGCATCTGAAATTAATAATGTGAATGATCAGACGGTTGAAGGTAAACGCATTCTGTCGTTGTCTATCGATAATATTCAACAACTGTCGACGTCTGTTCAAAATGCTGTGGTGGTTATTCAAGCCTTGTCGACTAATTCGTCACAAATTGCGTCGGTTCTTGATGTGATCCGCGGTATTGCGGAGCAAACTAACTTGCTGGCGTTAAATGCGGCAATTGAAGCGGCTCGCGCTGGTGAGCAAGGCCGTGGATTTGCGGTGGTTGCTGATGAGGTACGAACCTTGGCCAGCCGAACAGAACGATCAATTCAAGATATTCAGAATATGATTGAGCAGCTGCAACGTGGTGTTAACGATGCCGTTCATACCATTGAAGCGGGGGCGAGTTTAACCGCGACTACGGTCGAGTTATCTTCACAAACACGAATTTCCCTTGATTTAATTTTGCAAGCCACAGCCAAAGTGACCGATATGTCGACACATACCGCTGCGGCCACTGAACAACAAACCCATGTAACCGAGGAGATTAATCGTAATCTAACTGAGTTATCTGATAAAACCCGTCATTGCAATGATGTGATTGCTGAAAACCAACAAATTGCGCTAAAAACAGCTTCAGTGTGTCAATCATTACGCTCAGAAGTGGCTCGATTTAAGGTTGTTTAA